Part of the Acidobacteriota bacterium genome, CGCCGCCAGCCGGGTATGTCGGCGCCGACACCTGTGCCACCTGCCACGAGGGCTACGACCAGAACGTAGCGGGGACCAAGCACGGGTTCAAGGCCAACCCGGGCACGCCGGCGGCGCAACAAGGCTGCGAGTCGTGCCACGGCCCGGGCGAGGCGCATGTCAGCGACCCGGAGAAGATCAAGCCCATCCTGTTGGCCAAGGTCTCGGCGAGCCAGTCCAATCAACAGTGCCAGACCTGCCACAGCCGGGGCGAGCATGCCCTCTGGGAAGGCAGCCAGCACGAAAACCGCAACGTCAAGTGCATCGACTGCCACAGCATCCACTCGGCCAAGGGCCCGGTGCTGATGCGGGCCAAGACCGAGCAGCTCACTTGCGCCAAGTGCCACCAGAACGTCACCAACAAGCAGCAGCGCTTCAACCACATGCCGGTTCGCGAGGGCAAGATGACCTGCGCCTCGTGCCACAACGTGCACGGCTCGGTGAATGTGAAACTGCTCAAGGTGGGCACCACGATCGACCAGAGCTGCACCAGTTGCCACACCGAGAAGCGCGGACCGTTCCTGTGGGAGCACGCGCCGGTCGCCGACAGCTGCACCACCTGCCACGACTCGCACGGCAGCAACAACGACCGGATGCTCGTCGCCAAGCAGCCGTTCCTCTGCCAGCGGTGTCACGTGACCTCGCGGCATCCTCCAACCGTTTACGAGGGCTTTACCCTGAACAACTCGCAGAATGCCAACAAGATTTACGGCAAGTCCTGCGCGAACTGCCACCAGCAGGTTCACGGGTCGAACCATCCGAACGGCAAGTTCTTCCTGCGGTGATTGGAGGCATGTGATGCGCAACCGAACTTTGACAATCTGTGCGGCGCTGCTGCTGGCCACCGCCCACTCGGCGCTGGCCCAGGCCCCGCCGTCCCTGCCCCTTCCCCCCGCCGGCGTGCCCACCGTGGGCCTGCTCGACGTCGGCCTCCGCGGCGGCAGCACCGATGGCGACGAAGCGCGCTTCGAGCGTTACAGCGACCTGCGCCCGGGAGCCACGACGTTCTTCGAGATGAAGAAGGACGCCGATACCTACCGCTTCGCGGCCGGTGCTTCCAACGTCGGCTATCGCGACCAGCGCTATTCGGCCGCTTACACCAACGGGAAGGTCTCAATCAGCGGACTGTTTGACCAGGTCCCCATGAACTACCTGTACGACGCGCCGCTGGCGTGGACCAACCAGGGCAATGGCCGGTTCACGCTGGATGCGGCCGTGCGCCAGGGCATCCAGGGACCGACCAACGCGCCGGCCGACGGTAACGCGGTCGGCGTGCCCTGCGCCCCGGGCTCGGGGCCGACCTCCTGCAACGCGACCACCGCCGCGGCCGCCAGGAACAACCGGTCGATCTACAACCAGTTGTTGCAGCCGGACGACATGGAGGTGCTGCGCAGCATCACCGCCGTCAGTCTCGACTATGCCGCGACTCCGGCCTTGGGCCTCAACCTCGAGTTCTCGTCCACCGGCCGCAAAGGCTCGATGCCCTGGGCGGCCTCGTTCGCGTTCAATAACGTGAACCACCTGGCGGCGCCGATCGACCAGCGCAACAACGAGCTGAAGGCGGGCACCGAGTGGGTCAACGCCAAAGGCATGTTCCGCCTGGATTACTGGGGCAGCTACTTCGAGAACAACGAGCAGACGCTGACGTGGGACAACCCGATTCGGGCCACCGACTTCAACAACGGCCTG contains:
- a CDS encoding DmsE family decaheme c-type cytochrome; the protein is MSITRYVLVLAAGLWGAVFVASGVASPPTAVPAEPSAVEAPAAEPQQSQAPATPPAGYVGADTCATCHEGYDQNVAGTKHGFKANPGTPAAQQGCESCHGPGEAHVSDPEKIKPILLAKVSASQSNQQCQTCHSRGEHALWEGSQHENRNVKCIDCHSIHSAKGPVLMRAKTEQLTCAKCHQNVTNKQQRFNHMPVREGKMTCASCHNVHGSVNVKLLKVGTTIDQSCTSCHTEKRGPFLWEHAPVADSCTTCHDSHGSNNDRMLVAKQPFLCQRCHVTSRHPPTVYEGFTLNNSQNANKIYGKSCANCHQQVHGSNHPNGKFFLR